The following nucleotide sequence is from Streptomyces bathyalis.
GCCGGACGATGACTCGCCGTGGCCGGACATCACGCTTCCGCCCGACTTCATCGGCGGCGGCGGCAACGGCGGTGCGGACTCCGGAGCCACGACCGGCCAGAACGGCGGAGCGAGCGGAGGCCCCGGCGGTGCCGACATCGGCGGAGCCAACGGCGGTGGCAACCCGTTCGGCGGGCGCAGCGGTGGCAGTGGCGGGCGCTTCGGCGGGACCGGCGGGTTCTAAGGCCTCCGGCGCGGCTTCCGAGCCTTTCGGCCCTGGCGGCGGCGCGCGGGCCGGGGCGTGGCGCCGACGGCCGGGGTTCGGCCTGGGCCCGACCGGCGCCCGGGCCCCGGTGGCCTCGGGCCCTGCTCCTCCGGAGTCGGCTCGTCACCACCCGCCCTGCACTGGCCTGCACGTTCAGGGGGCGCTCCACGGGGGAGCGCCCCCCTTCAGCGTCCGCCTCCGGCCCGTCGAGGGGGTGCGGGTCCAGCTCAAGGCGTCCGGGCAGGCGGCCCTGACGAGGCCGGGTTCAGCCCGATGCCAGCCGCTTCTTGACGGCCGCCGCCACGCGGCCGCCCTCGGCACGTCCCTGCACCTTCGGGTTGACGATCTTCATGACGGCACCCATCGCGCGCGGGCCCTCGGCCCCCGAGGCCTGCGCCTCCGCCACGGCCTCGCCGACCAGCGCGTCCAGCTCCTCGTCCGACAGCTGCTTCGGCAGGTAGTCGGCGAGCACCTCGCCCTCCGCGCGCTCCCGTTCGGCCTGCTCGCCGCGGCCGCCGTCGGCGAACGCCTCCGCCGCCTCGCGGCGCTTCTTCGCCTCGCGCGTGATCACCTTCTGGACCTCGTCGTCCGACAGCGCGCGTGCGGACTT
It contains:
- a CDS encoding GatB/YqeY domain-containing protein; this encodes MTTLKSRLQNDLTAAIKERNELRSATLRMTLAAITKEEVAGKSARALSDDEVQKVITREAKKRREAAEAFADGGRGEQAERERAEGEVLADYLPKQLSDEELDALVGEAVAEAQASGAEGPRAMGAVMKIVNPKVQGRAEGGRVAAAVKKRLASG